Part of the Centroberyx gerrardi isolate f3 chromosome 11, fCenGer3.hap1.cur.20231027, whole genome shotgun sequence genome is shown below.
TGCCAATGTGAGCATTGTAGTTCTGATATGGACAGAAAGGAGCCTTCACCAGCCTATGTATTTCCTCTTCTGTAATCTGCCAATCAATGATGTTATGGGCAACTCTCTCTTGGTTCCCCGAATGATTGCTGACGTCTTGGTGCCTCCTTCTGAGCGTCTCATCAACTACTATGAGTGTTTGATGCAGGCCTTCACCACACATATGTTCGGCACCAATGCACACACAGTACTCATGATCATGGCTTTTGACAGATATGTGGCCATCTGCAACCCCTTCCACTACTCTACTATCATGAGTAACAAAATGGTGATCAAGTTGACTGTTTCTGCATGGGGGGTAGCCTTTCTTTTGGTGGCTATTCTCCTCGGCCTGACCATACGGCTGAACCGGTGCAGGACTGTGATCACAAACCCTTACTGTGACAATGCCTCGTTGTTTAAACTCTCCTGTGAGAATGTGTTAATCAATAACATCTATGGCCTCACTTTCACTGTAGTCTTGCTGACCGCCTCTATAGGCAGTATACTCCTCACCTATACAAAGATTACAGCTGTCTGCCTGACTAGTAAGAACAAGTCTTTGAACAGTAAAGCCTTGAAAACTTGCAGCACTCATCTGTGCCTGTATCTGATCATGCTTGTTAGTGGAATCATTCCTATTACCCTCCATCGTTTCCCCCAGTACTCAGACTATAGGAAGATTTCTGCCATTCTCTTTAATATTGTTCCTGGCAGCCTCAACCCCATCATCTATGGACTGCAGTCCCAAGAGATCCGCAAATCCTTGTCAAATGTATTCCGATTCAGAAAAGTTTTGCCATTATtttaatgtaggcctatattcCAGACATTTTTGTAAAAATGCACAACATTTTTCTCTGTCATTAGACAGGTTGTGAAACCAGAAGTGTCCTTTTGCAGTCCCACTAGGTTTTTGCCTTGTAA
Proteins encoded:
- the LOC139908111 gene encoding olfactory receptor 52L1-like — its product is MENYTYNSVILHLEGLKVTKTTKYPVFSFLLLAYVFILVANVSIVVLIWTERSLHQPMYFLFCNLPINDVMGNSLLVPRMIADVLVPPSERLINYYECLMQAFTTHMFGTNAHTVLMIMAFDRYVAICNPFHYSTIMSNKMVIKLTVSAWGVAFLLVAILLGLTIRLNRCRTVITNPYCDNASLFKLSCENVLINNIYGLTFTVVLLTASIGSILLTYTKITAVCLTSKNKSLNSKALKTCSTHLCLYLIMLVSGIIPITLHRFPQYSDYRKISAILFNIVPGSLNPIIYGLQSQEIRKSLSNVFRFRKVLPLF